A DNA window from Vigna angularis cultivar LongXiaoDou No.4 chromosome 1, ASM1680809v1, whole genome shotgun sequence contains the following coding sequences:
- the LOC108323143 gene encoding endoglucanase 8 — MASNTLFSVLSMLLLLFFRPSSASHDYRDALRKSILFFEGQRSGRLPGDQRLRWRRDSALHDGATAGVDLSGGYYDAGDNIKFGFPMAFTTTMLSWSVIDFEKSMGAELGNALKAVRWGTDYLLKATAKIGSGVVFVQVGDPFSDHNCWERPEDMDTLRTVFKIDGSHPGSDVAGETAAALAAASIVFRSRDPSYSTKLLNRAVAVFQFADSHRGAYSNSLSRAVCPFYCDVNGYQDELLWAAAWLHKASRRRQYREYIVRNEVVLRAGDTINEFGWDNKHAGINVLISKEVLMGRANYFASFKQNADQFICSTLPGISHPQVQYSPGGLIFKAGGSNMQHVTSLSFLLLAYSNYLSHANKVVPCGETTATPALLKHLAKRQVDYILGDNPLGMSYMVGYGPRYPRRIHHRASSLPSLAVHPARIGCKAGSRYFFSPNPNPNVLVGAVVGGPTNNTDSFPDSRPFFQQSEPTTYINAPLVGLLAFFSGHY; from the exons ATGGCGTCAAACACTCTCTTCTCTGTCCTCTCCAtgctcctcctcctcttcttccgcCCTTCCTCCGCCTCCCACGACTACCGCGACGCCCTCCGCAAAAGCATCCTCTTCTTCGAAGGCCAGCGCTCGGGGAGACTCCCCGGCGATCAGCGCCTGCGCTGGCGCCGCGACTCAGCATTGCACGACGGTGCAACCGCCGGA GTGGACTTGAGCGGAGGGTACTACGACGCCGGGGACAACATAAAGTTCGGTTTTCCAATGGCGTTCACGACTACGATGCTGTCGTGGAGCGTGATCGACTTCGAGAAGAGCATGGGTGCGGAGCTTGGGAATGCATTGAAGGCAGTGAGGTGGGGGACCGATTATTTGCTGAAGGCGACGGCGAAGATTGGTTCCGGCGTGGTGTTCGTGCAGGTTGGTGACCCTTTCTCCGACCATAACTGTTGGGAGAGACCGGAAGACATGGACACGCTACGCACCGTTTTCAAGATCGACGGGTCCCACCCAGGATCTGACGTGGCAGGAGAAACTGCCGCTGCACTCGCTGCTGCTTCCATCGTCTTCAGATCACGTGACCCCTCCTACTCTACCAAGCTCCTCAATCGAGCCGTTGCG gtgttccagtttGCGGACTCGCATCGTGGCGCGTACAGTAACAGCCTGAGCCGTGCAGTCTGCCCGTTTTACTGCGACGTGAATGGTTACCAG GACGAGTTGCTGTGGGCAGCGGCGTGGTTGCACAAGGCATCACGTAGGCGTCAGTACAGAGAATACATTGTTCGGAACGAAGTGGTATTGAGAGCAGGGGACACCATAAATGAGTTTGGTTGGGATAACAAGCATGCTGGGATTAATGTCCTCATTTCGAAG GAGGTGTTAATGGGAAGAGCAAACTATTTTGCGTCCTTCAAACAGAACGCAGATCAATTTATCTGTTCTACATTGCCTGGAATTTCTCATCCTCAAGTTCAATATTCCCCGG GTGGGCTTATCTTCAAGGCGGGTGGAAGTAACATGCAGCACGTAACGTCCCTGTCTTTCCTACTCCTGGCTTATTCTAACTACCTAAGCCACGCCAATAAGGTCGTGCCATGTGGCGAAACCACTGCCACCCCGGCTTTACTCAAACACCTTGCCAAACGCCAG GTGGATTACATTCTCGGAGACAACCCCTTGGGAATGTCGTACATGGTTGGATATGGCCCACGCTACCCACGGAGGATACACCACCGGGCCAGCTCGCTTCCCTCCTTGGCCGTTCACCCAGCCCGCATTGGCTGTAAAGCTGGATCTCGGTATTTCTTTAGCCCAAATCCCAACCCCAATGTATTGGTTGGGGCCGTGGTGGGTGGGCCCACCAATAACACAGATTCCTTCCCGGATTCCAGGCCTTTCTTTCAGCAATCGGAGCCCACAACATACATCAACGCCCCGCTGGTGGGCCTTCTGGCTTTCTTTTCAGGCCACTATTGA
- the LOC108323160 gene encoding pectinesterase inhibitor 7 translates to MRTQHLRLHHLLLLSLFLFAAAFSPAPTAADDASAPAPDDGDTEFIRSSCNSTLYPDVCFTSLSRYANAVQQNPGQLARVAIGVSLSKAHRVASYISNITREADYGTSGTRAAMALHDCFSNLGDAVDEIRGSLKQMRQIGAAGEGSGSFLFEMSNVQTWMSAALTDEETCTDGFQDVPECPVKADVCNRVTNVKKFTSNALALVNSYASKGSP, encoded by the coding sequence ATGAGAACCCAACACCTTCGCCTTcaccacctcctcctcctcagTCTCTTCCTCTTCGCAGCCGCATTCTCTCCGGCGCCCACCGCCGCAGACGACGCTTCGGCCCCTGCGCCTGACGACGGCGACACCGAGTTCATCCGTTCCAGCTGCAACTCCACTCTATACCCTGACGTGTGCTTCACTTCCCTCTCCCGCTACGCCAATGCGGTGCAGCAGAACCCCGGCCAGCTGGCGCGCGTGGCCATCGGCGTCAGTCTCTCCAAGGCCCACCGCGTCGCGTCCTACATCTCCAACATAACGCGTGAAGCCGACTATGGCACGAGTGGCACGCGCGCCGCGATGGCGCTGCACGACTGCTTCTCGAACCTGGGCGACGCCGTGGACGAAATCCGCGGGTCTCTGAAGCAGATGCGGCAGATTGGCGCAGCCGGCGAGGGCTCCGGATCCTTCCTCTTCGAGATGAGCAACGTGCAAACGTGGATGAGCGCCGCACTCACCGACGAGGAGACCTGTACGGACGGATTCCAGGACGTACCGGAATGTCCCGTGAAAGCGGATGTATGCAATCGCGTCACCAACGTCAAGAAGTTCACCAGCAACGCTTTGGCCCTCGTCAACTCCTACGCCAGCAAGGGTTCGCCCTGA